The following is a genomic window from Marinobacter sp. NP-4(2019).
CGCCTCATCCCCGGAGCGCTGGGTCATGCGCAGTCGGCAGAGCAGGATTCCTTTGCCGACGGTTTGCTGGATTGTCCGCACTACACCCGGCCCGAGGTATACGAAGGTCAGGCGGTGCCGGATGTTTTGTTAGGCGGTCACCATGATCAGATCCGGCGTTGGCGGCTCAAGCAGTCGCTGAGGCGAACCCGGGAGCGACGCCCCGACCTGCTGGAAAAGCGGGTACTGACGGACGAAGAGCGTGAGCTGCTGGAAGAGATTTTGAACGAACCGGGTGCCTCTGAATCATCAGGGCATTAAAAGATTGGGTATCAGGAGCATACGATGAGCGGCAAGAACAACATCATCAGTCAACTTGAAGCGGAACAGATGACCAAGGAAATCCCTGCGTTTGCGCCGGGTGACACCGTGGTTATCCAGGTTCGCGTAACTGAAGGCAACCGTGAGCGTCTGCAGGCGTTCGAGGGTGTTGTTATCGGTAAACGCAACCGTGGCATGAACTCTTCCTTCACCGTTCGTAAGATTTCTTACGGTGTGGGCGTTGAGCGTACTTTCCAGACTCACTCCAAGCTGATCGACAGCATCAGCGTGAAGCGTCGCGGTGACGTACGTCAGGCCAAGCTTTACTACCTGCGCGACCTGTCTGGCAAGGCGGCTCGTATCAAGGAGAAGCTGGGCTGATCAGCATTGCGCTGAACAGAGTGCTTCAGAAAAAGGCAGCCACGGGCTGCCTTTTTCGTGTCTGGCTGTTATAAAAAGGGCCCTAACTCTTTGCCCGGAAACAACCATGGTGTCCCAACGCAGATCCCGACCGGAACTCAGACCCGATGACGAGGCGCTGATCACTCGTTTTACCGATGCCATCTGGCTGGAAGACGGTCTGGGTGAACAAACCCGGATGGCTTATCGTAATGATCTTGAGCGTTTGGCGGCGTGGTTGGCGGATCAGCCGGGGCGGCCATTGCTGAGCGCGGTGCGGCGCGTGGATCTTCTTGCCTGGATTTCCCGGGGCCTGGCGGACGGTGCCAAGACATCCACGGCGGCGCGTCGGTTGTCTGGGTTGCGGCGCTTTTATCGGTACCTGTTGCGTGAGGGTGTCATTGGTGAAGACCCGACATTGCAGATTGAAAGCCCCCGTCTGCCACGTCGGTTGCCGGACTCCCTGACCGAGCAGGATGTGGATGTCTTGCTGGCCGAACCCGATCCAGACGTGCCCATAGAATTACGTGACAAGGCGATGATGGAGATTCTCTACGGCTGCGGACTGCGTGTATCGGAGTTGACGGAGCTGCGGGTGGATCAGGTTAACCTCCGTCAGGGCGTGGTCCGAATCACGGGTAAGGGGAACAAGGAGCGATTGGTGCCCCTTGGGGAAGAGGCCGTGGATTGGCTGGTGCAATACATGAAGGACGGACGTGCTGAATTGCTTAAAGGTCGGTCTTCGGATGCATTGTTTCCTGGCAACCGTCCCGTGGCGATGACCCGTCAGACCTTCTGGTACAGGATTCGTCATTACGCCATGCGTGCGGGTATTAACAAGCACCTGTCTCCGCATACCCTGCGTCACGCATTCGCGACACACCTGCTGAACCATGGGGCCGATCTGCGGGTTGTCCAGATGCTGCTCGGACACTCCGATCTCTCGACCACGCAGATATACACCCACGTTGCCAGGCAGCGTCTTCAATCCCTGCATCAATCCCATCATCCGCGTGGCTGAATGCCGAGGTTTCCGGTAAGGTTGGTGGCTTCGCAATCCGGCCTGAACTTTAGCGTCGTCAGGATGTCGCAGTAACTTGAGCGAGTGGACCTGGTAAGTCTCCAGGTTTGAATAACAACTGAAAGCGGAAGGCATTATGTTGGCCAGAAAACTGATTAAATCCACCCTGGCAGTCGTCCTGATGATGGTCGGTGGGCAGGTAACGATGGCTGGCGAGACCGAGGATCGGATCGCCGAGCGGCTCACAACGGCCATCCCGGGCTTGAAGGTCACTGAGGTTCGTGAATCCGAAGCCCCCGGGTTGTATGAGGTCTACAGCAATAATGGTGACACTATCTATACCACCCCGGATGGTGGCTACCTGCTGACCGGGGATCTGCTTCAGGTGACCGACAGCGGTATTGCCAATGTGTCGGAAAAGAATCGGGCCATCGTCCGTAAGTCACAAATGGAAGCGTTTGGCGCCAGGGGGGTGATCAGCTATCCCGCTGATGGAGAGGAAAAGGCGGAAATTGCCGTCTTTACCGATATCGATTGCCCCTACTGTCGTAAACTGCATGCTGAGATGGATGAGCTGAATGGCTACGGCATAACCGTTCACTATTATGGTTTCCCCCGTTCGGGGCCAAACACGCCGTCCTTCAGGAAGTACGTCTCTGTCTGGTGCAGTGACGATCAGCAGTCAGCCATGACTGCGGCGAAGACCGGAAAGCCAGTTGAGGCCAGCTCCTGTGAAAACCCTGTCAGGGATCAGTTCAGTCTGGGAGGGCAGGTTGGCGTCACAGGAACGCCGGCTATCGTGCTGGAGGACGGAAACATGGTTCGTGGTTACGTTCCGGCCCGGAAACTGGCTGAAGGTCTTGGCCTGCTGTAACTCCACTGGTGCCGGGGCAGATCCGGCATCCTGAAGAAATAGCCGTAGCGATCATGCAGGGCTTATTCAGCGTGCCCTTAATCGGTATACTATGGCCCCTTGATACAACCCCAAGAAAACCCAACAGCACCCCCACGCGGGATCAGAGGTGAAAGTTTGAAAGACGTCAGTGTCGGAATCTGCGGATTGGGAACCGTCGGCGGCGGTACATTTAACGTACTGACCCGGAACGCCAAACTCATTGCGGGCCGTGCCGGTTGCAATATCCGGATTGGGCGTGTGGCAAGCCGCACCCCCCGGGAAGATATTGATATGGACGGTATTCCGTTCAGCACCGACATTTTCGACGTCATCAATGATTCCGACATTGATGTTGTGGTGGAGTTGATTGGTGGATACGAAGCCGCCCGGGAGTTGGTACTGGCGGCCATCAAGAATGGCAAGCACGTGGTGACGGCCAACAAGGCGCTGATTGCTGTTCACGGTAACGAGATCTTTGAAGCAGCGGAAAAAGCCAACGTCATTGTTGCCTACGAGGCAGGTGTCGCCGGTGGTATTCCGGTGATCAAATCGGTTCGCGAGGGCATGGCGGCC
Proteins encoded in this region:
- the xerD gene encoding site-specific tyrosine recombinase XerD, which translates into the protein MVSQRRSRPELRPDDEALITRFTDAIWLEDGLGEQTRMAYRNDLERLAAWLADQPGRPLLSAVRRVDLLAWISRGLADGAKTSTAARRLSGLRRFYRYLLREGVIGEDPTLQIESPRLPRRLPDSLTEQDVDVLLAEPDPDVPIELRDKAMMEILYGCGLRVSELTELRVDQVNLRQGVVRITGKGNKERLVPLGEEAVDWLVQYMKDGRAELLKGRSSDALFPGNRPVAMTRQTFWYRIRHYAMRAGINKHLSPHTLRHAFATHLLNHGADLRVVQMLLGHSDLSTTQIYTHVARQRLQSLHQSHHPRG
- a CDS encoding thioredoxin fold domain-containing protein is translated as MLARKLIKSTLAVVLMMVGGQVTMAGETEDRIAERLTTAIPGLKVTEVRESEAPGLYEVYSNNGDTIYTTPDGGYLLTGDLLQVTDSGIANVSEKNRAIVRKSQMEAFGARGVISYPADGEEKAEIAVFTDIDCPYCRKLHAEMDELNGYGITVHYYGFPRSGPNTPSFRKYVSVWCSDDQQSAMTAAKTGKPVEASSCENPVRDQFSLGGQVGVTGTPAIVLEDGNMVRGYVPARKLAEGLGLL
- the rplS gene encoding 50S ribosomal protein L19 — translated: MSGKNNIISQLEAEQMTKEIPAFAPGDTVVIQVRVTEGNRERLQAFEGVVIGKRNRGMNSSFTVRKISYGVGVERTFQTHSKLIDSISVKRRGDVRQAKLYYLRDLSGKAARIKEKLG